In the Acidimicrobiales bacterium genome, CAGCCGGCTGCGGTCCACCGTCGGCAACATCGAGCCCGAGTACCACTACGACCAGGACCTCGAGACGTTCTTCCAGCACTCGCCGGCCGTGTTGCGCGACCAATAGCCCGACCCGCGCCGCCGGGCCCACAACGGGCCCTCCCGCGCGAAACGATCGCTCGACATAGGCTGCCCGCCCATGGCGAACGAGGCGATGCGGGAACTGTGGAACAGCGACGCGGTGGGGTCGTGGACGGAGCAACGTGACCGGTACGACCGCCAGCTCGCGCCGTACGCCGACCTGGTGGTCGACGTCGCGGAGTTCAACGAGACCGACCGCATCCTCGACGTGGGCTGCGGCACCGGCGCCCTGACGAGGTTGGCTGCGTCGCACTGCCCCCACGGCACCGCCACAGGCGTCGACATCTCGCGGCCGTTCGTCGACGAGGCTCGCCGGGCCTCGGAGGGAATCGCCAACGTCCACTACCTCGTGGCCGATGTGCAGACCGACGAGCTGGTCCCCGCCGAGGCCGTGGTGTCCCGCTTCGGGGTGATGTTCTTCGACAACCCTTCGGCCGCGTTTGCGAACCTGCACTCGATCACCGAGCCCGACGGCCAGTTCACGTTCGTGTGTTGGCGGGGGCTGCTCGACAACGAGTGGGTCACCGTCCCGATGGGCGCCGCGCTCGGGATCGTGGGGCCGCCCGAGCCGCCGGCACCCGGCTCGCCCGGCCCGTTCGCGTTCGAGAGCCGCAACCATCTGGCGTTCCTGCTCACCGAAGCCGGCTGGGCCGACATCACCGTCGAGCCCGACGACCGCAAGCTGCTACTCGGCGGCGGGCTCGACGCGGCGTGCGCCACCGACTTCGTGTTGGGCGACGTCGGCTTCCGGCAATTGCTCGGCGACTTGGACGCCGACAAGAAGGCCGCCGTCCGCGAAGCCGTGCAGGAGGCCCTGGCGCCACACGAGACATCCGACGGGGTGGCGTTGCAGGCGGGTGCATGGCTCGTGCGCGCCCACTGCCGCAACGACTGACAGACTCGCCGCATGGCACTCGTCGAGACCGAGATCCACGGCCACGTGGCCGTGGTGACCCTGCACGACCCCGACCGTCGCAACGCGCTGACCAGACCGATGGTCACCGAGATCGTCGACACGTTCGATCGGATCGAGGCCGACGAGTCCCTCGGCGCGGTCGTCGTGACCGGTGCGCCGCCGGCGTTCTGCGCCGGGGCCGACCTCGGCGACCTCGGCAGCACGAACGCGGATCCCGAAGCCGGCCGGGCGGGGCTGCTCGGCATCTACGAGGGCTTCTTGCGGGTGGGCCGCTGCAAGCTGCCCACCATCGCCGCCGTCAACGGCGCGGCCGTGGGTGCCGGCACGAACTTGGC is a window encoding:
- a CDS encoding class I SAM-dependent methyltransferase → MANEAMRELWNSDAVGSWTEQRDRYDRQLAPYADLVVDVAEFNETDRILDVGCGTGALTRLAASHCPHGTATGVDISRPFVDEARRASEGIANVHYLVADVQTDELVPAEAVVSRFGVMFFDNPSAAFANLHSITEPDGQFTFVCWRGLLDNEWVTVPMGAALGIVGPPEPPAPGSPGPFAFESRNHLAFLLTEAGWADITVEPDDRKLLLGGGLDAACATDFVLGDVGFRQLLGDLDADKKAAVREAVQEALAPHETSDGVALQAGAWLVRAHCRND